One genomic segment of Sphaerodactylus townsendi isolate TG3544 linkage group LG07, MPM_Stown_v2.3, whole genome shotgun sequence includes these proteins:
- the RAI14 gene encoding ankycorbin isoform X1, giving the protein MKSLKAKFRKSDANEWNKNDDRLLQAVENGDTEKVASLLGKKGASATKLDSEGKTAFHLAATKGHGECLRVMITHGVDLAAQDGAGHSALHLAAKNSHSDCVKRLLQAKCSPESTDSTGKTALHYAAACGCLQIAQLLCEHKCPINVKDTDGSIPLLLAVQNGHVEVCKYLLEHGADINSRDKNGRTSLMLACEDGNLSIVEVLIRKGADMNLVDALGHNALHYSKVSENVGIQNLLQSKIVQEADTKSPTKPKQHDHASRLSSERSGTPKKRKAPPPPPVSPIQLSDLSSSHSTTSTPVPGKGLPFFAQQGSKQEESSAVHGDRKDVMSVSTTGADSSLDMSSETDQQELLLLLHAKVASLTLHNKELQEKLQVKTVKVGEMDSTLDSFHSTQTEFDRSTDRLSDGSLVAQEKSCTSPSKKQEQGSNNEVKIKQLEDDLKEVRKKLDSSEAKRRHLENQLHSGALEGGHLLNSSEISENGSDLNQKLKETQSKYEEAMKEVLSVQRQMKLGLVASESKEADLQEFSVTCEEIELLKEEVRKALEDGERLRARVRELEAKLEESENKMAGTVSAEQCEEMKNSYCLVIENINQEKALLIEKYKEGQEEIRRLQEKLKSLMELECSEEGEEMREAKNSIISELTRQVDELSRLYQEAQAELEDIRKRSVPEEANAGSIPLDEHEKMMEATVFQREQAENALLEMKAQYAKALNEATHLQSLVEAQKKNSVSITEHLQVVTALRTSVKETGEEISRLRELLLLKESEVQRLQRELLEEEAAVCEAMVPRVLYEELRSSTEGEVNSLSAKLKDMMNEQESLSADLLQLRKEFAQVKGEKDSLRTLLEAKEQEIKGLLHQYQQAQEDLLEMKKASESSSKIEEDKDKKINDMSKEVSKLKEALNSLSQLSYSTGTPKRQSQQLEVLQQQVKQLQNQLIETKKQHQEIVSVYRTHLLYAVQGQMDEDVQKVLKQILTMCKSQSQKKNETVFVDP; this is encoded by the exons gCCAATGAATGGAATAAGAATGACGACCGCCTCTTGCAAGCGGTGGAGAACGGTGACACGGAGAAAGTGGCATCGTTGCTGGGTAAAAAGGGAGCCAGTGCCACCAAACTCGACAGCGAGGGCAAGACGGC tttccACCTGGCCGCCACAAAAGGGCACGGAGAATGCCTTCGGGTTATGATAACTCATGGGGTGGATCTAGCAGCACAGGATGGAGCAG GGCACAGCGCTTTACACCTTGCGGCCAAGAACAGCCACTCCGACTGCGTTAAGAGACTCCTTCAG GCTAAATGTTCACCGGAGAGCACAGATAGCACTGGGAAAACAGCTTTACACTATGCAG CTGCATGTGGCTGCCTTCAAATTGCTCAACTCCTGTGCGAACACAAGTGTCCAATTAATGTCAAAGATACG GATGGGAGTATACCTTTGCTGCTTGCGGTACAAAACGGTCATGTTGAAGTATGCAAATATCTTCTGGAACATGGAGCTGATATCAATTCCAGAGACAAAAATGGAAG AACCAGTCTGATGTTGGCATGTGAAGATGGAAACCTCAGCATTGTGGAGGTCCTGATCAGAAAAGGGGCAGACATGAACTTGGTGGATGCCCTTGGACACAATGCCCTACATTACTCCAAAGTCTCCGAAAATGTGGGAATCCAGAACCTacttcagtcaaaaattgttcaaGAGGCTG ATACCAAGTCACCGACAAAGCCGAAGCAG CATGATCACGCCTCTAGATTAAGTTCAGAAAGAAGTGGAACTCCAAAAAAACGCAAAGCCCCACCGCCTCCTCCTGTCAGCCCTATCCAG CTTAGTGATCTGTCCTCTTCACATTCTACAACTTCCACCCCAGTACCTGGGAAAGGCCTGCCGTTTTTTGCTCAACAGGGATCCAAG CAAGAGGAGAGCAGTGCAGTTCACGGTGACAGAAAGGACGTGATGAGCGTTAGCACTACAG GCGCTGATAGTTCACTGGACATGAGTTCAGAGACAGACCAACAAGAACTGCTTCTACTGTTACATGCAAAAGTTGCTTCTTTAACCTTGCATAATAAGGAATTGCAAGAAAAACTGCAG GTGAAAACAGTCAAAGTAGGAGAGATGGATAGCACACTGGATTCTTTTCATTCCACTCAAACAGAGTTTGATCGTTCAACAGACAGGCTAAGTGATGGTTCATTGGTAGCTCAGGAGAAAAGTTGCACTTCCCCAAGCAAAAAGCAAGAGCAAGGAAGCAACAATGAAGTTAAAATTAAACAGCTGGAAGATGACTTGAAGGAAGTGCGGAAGAAACTAGACAGCTCAGAAGCGAAAAGGCGGCACTTGGAGAATCAGCTTCATTCTGGAGCGCTGGAAGGTGGCCACTTACTAAACAGCTCAGAGATCTCTGAAAATGGCTCAGACCTTAATCAGAAATTGAAAGAGACTCAAAGCAAGTACGAAGAAGCTATGAAGGAGGTGCTGAGTGTCCAGAGGCAAATGAAACTGGGCCTGGTTGCTTCAGAAAGCAAAGAGGCTGATCTGCAGGAGTTCAGCGTGACATGCGAAGAGATCGAACTCCTGAAGGAAGAGGTGAGGAAAGCACTAGAAGATGGAGAGAGACTCAGGGCAAGAGTGAGAGAGTTAGAGGCAAAGCTGGAAGAGAGCGAGAACAAAATGGCCGGCACAGTGTCAGCTGAACAATGCGAGGAGATGAAAAACTCCTACTGCTTGGTCATTGAGAACATCAACCAAGAGAAGGCATTGCTAATCGAAAAGTACAAGGAGGGTCAGGAGGAAATCAGAAGGCTCCAGGAGAAACTGAAGAGTCTGATGGAACTAGAGTGCagtgaggaaggagaggagatgAGAGAGGCAAAGAACAGCATCATCAGTGAACTCACGAGACAAGTTGATGAGCTTTCTCGGCTGTACCAGGAAGCCCAGGCAGAACTTGAAGACATCAGAAAGAGGAGTGTCCCAGAAGAGGCCAATGCAGGATCCATACCACTGGACGAACATGAAAAAATGATGGAGGCCACGGTCTTTCAGAGAGAGCAAGCAGAGAATGCCTTGTTGGAAATGAAGGCTCAGTATGCCAAGGCGCTGAATGAAGCGACTCACCTCCAGAGCCTTGTGGAGGCCCAGAAGAAGAACTCTGTCTCCATCACTGAGCATCTCCAGGTGGTCACTGCCCTCAGGACTTCAGTGAAGGAAACGGGAGAAGAAATTAGCAGGCTCAGAGAGCTCCTGCTTCTCAAGGAGAGCGAGGTGCAGCGTCTGCAGAGGGAGCTGTTAGAAGAGGAGGCAGCGGTGTGCGAAGCCATGGTGCCCAGAGTTCTTTATGAAGAGCTGCGGTCTTCGACGGAAGGCGAAGTCAACAGCTTATCAGCGAAACTGAAGGACATGATGAACGAGCAAGAGAGCTTGTCTGCAGATCTCttgcagttaaggaaagagtttgCACAAGTGAAAGGGGAGAAAGACAGCCTTCGCACTCTCCTTGAAGCTAAGGAGCAAGAAATCAAAGGGCTGCTTCATCAGTACCAGCAAGCCCAAGAAGACCTGCTTGAAATGAAAAAGGCTTCGGAGAGTTCCTCCAAAATAGAAGAGGATAAGGATAAAAAG ATCAATGACATGTCTAAGGAAGTTTCTAAATTAAAGGAAGCGCTGAACAGCCTCTCCCAACTTTCCTACTCGACTGGTACCCCGAAAAGGCAAAGCCAGCAGCTGGAGGTCCTGCAACAGCAAGTCAAGCAGCTACAAAACCAGCTCATT
- the RAI14 gene encoding ankycorbin isoform X3 — protein sequence MKSLKAKFRKSDANEWNKNDDRLLQAVENGDTEKVASLLGKKGASATKLDSEGKTAFHLAATKGHGECLRVMITHGVDLAAQDGAGHSALHLAAKNSHSDCVKRLLQAKCSPESTDSTGKTALHYAAACGCLQIAQLLCEHKCPINVKDTDGSIPLLLAVQNGHVEVCKYLLEHGADINSRDKNGRTSLMLACEDGNLSIVEVLIRKGADMNLVDALGHNALHYSKVSENVGIQNLLQSKIVQEADTKSPTKPKQQEESSAVHGDRKDVMSVSTTGADSSLDMSSETDQQELLLLLHAKVASLTLHNKELQEKLQVKTVKVGEMDSTLDSFHSTQTEFDRSTDRLSDGSLVAQEKSCTSPSKKQEQGSNNEVKIKQLEDDLKEVRKKLDSSEAKRRHLENQLHSGALEGGHLLNSSEISENGSDLNQKLKETQSKYEEAMKEVLSVQRQMKLGLVASESKEADLQEFSVTCEEIELLKEEVRKALEDGERLRARVRELEAKLEESENKMAGTVSAEQCEEMKNSYCLVIENINQEKALLIEKYKEGQEEIRRLQEKLKSLMELECSEEGEEMREAKNSIISELTRQVDELSRLYQEAQAELEDIRKRSVPEEANAGSIPLDEHEKMMEATVFQREQAENALLEMKAQYAKALNEATHLQSLVEAQKKNSVSITEHLQVVTALRTSVKETGEEISRLRELLLLKESEVQRLQRELLEEEAAVCEAMVPRVLYEELRSSTEGEVNSLSAKLKDMMNEQESLSADLLQLRKEFAQVKGEKDSLRTLLEAKEQEIKGLLHQYQQAQEDLLEMKKASESSSKIEEDKDKKINDMSKEVSKLKEALNSLSQLSYSTGTPKRQSQQLEVLQQQVKQLQNQLIETKKQHQEIVSVYRTHLLYAVQGQMDEDVQKVLKQILTMCKSQSQKKNETVFVDP from the exons gCCAATGAATGGAATAAGAATGACGACCGCCTCTTGCAAGCGGTGGAGAACGGTGACACGGAGAAAGTGGCATCGTTGCTGGGTAAAAAGGGAGCCAGTGCCACCAAACTCGACAGCGAGGGCAAGACGGC tttccACCTGGCCGCCACAAAAGGGCACGGAGAATGCCTTCGGGTTATGATAACTCATGGGGTGGATCTAGCAGCACAGGATGGAGCAG GGCACAGCGCTTTACACCTTGCGGCCAAGAACAGCCACTCCGACTGCGTTAAGAGACTCCTTCAG GCTAAATGTTCACCGGAGAGCACAGATAGCACTGGGAAAACAGCTTTACACTATGCAG CTGCATGTGGCTGCCTTCAAATTGCTCAACTCCTGTGCGAACACAAGTGTCCAATTAATGTCAAAGATACG GATGGGAGTATACCTTTGCTGCTTGCGGTACAAAACGGTCATGTTGAAGTATGCAAATATCTTCTGGAACATGGAGCTGATATCAATTCCAGAGACAAAAATGGAAG AACCAGTCTGATGTTGGCATGTGAAGATGGAAACCTCAGCATTGTGGAGGTCCTGATCAGAAAAGGGGCAGACATGAACTTGGTGGATGCCCTTGGACACAATGCCCTACATTACTCCAAAGTCTCCGAAAATGTGGGAATCCAGAACCTacttcagtcaaaaattgttcaaGAGGCTG ATACCAAGTCACCGACAAAGCCGAAGCAG CAAGAGGAGAGCAGTGCAGTTCACGGTGACAGAAAGGACGTGATGAGCGTTAGCACTACAG GCGCTGATAGTTCACTGGACATGAGTTCAGAGACAGACCAACAAGAACTGCTTCTACTGTTACATGCAAAAGTTGCTTCTTTAACCTTGCATAATAAGGAATTGCAAGAAAAACTGCAG GTGAAAACAGTCAAAGTAGGAGAGATGGATAGCACACTGGATTCTTTTCATTCCACTCAAACAGAGTTTGATCGTTCAACAGACAGGCTAAGTGATGGTTCATTGGTAGCTCAGGAGAAAAGTTGCACTTCCCCAAGCAAAAAGCAAGAGCAAGGAAGCAACAATGAAGTTAAAATTAAACAGCTGGAAGATGACTTGAAGGAAGTGCGGAAGAAACTAGACAGCTCAGAAGCGAAAAGGCGGCACTTGGAGAATCAGCTTCATTCTGGAGCGCTGGAAGGTGGCCACTTACTAAACAGCTCAGAGATCTCTGAAAATGGCTCAGACCTTAATCAGAAATTGAAAGAGACTCAAAGCAAGTACGAAGAAGCTATGAAGGAGGTGCTGAGTGTCCAGAGGCAAATGAAACTGGGCCTGGTTGCTTCAGAAAGCAAAGAGGCTGATCTGCAGGAGTTCAGCGTGACATGCGAAGAGATCGAACTCCTGAAGGAAGAGGTGAGGAAAGCACTAGAAGATGGAGAGAGACTCAGGGCAAGAGTGAGAGAGTTAGAGGCAAAGCTGGAAGAGAGCGAGAACAAAATGGCCGGCACAGTGTCAGCTGAACAATGCGAGGAGATGAAAAACTCCTACTGCTTGGTCATTGAGAACATCAACCAAGAGAAGGCATTGCTAATCGAAAAGTACAAGGAGGGTCAGGAGGAAATCAGAAGGCTCCAGGAGAAACTGAAGAGTCTGATGGAACTAGAGTGCagtgaggaaggagaggagatgAGAGAGGCAAAGAACAGCATCATCAGTGAACTCACGAGACAAGTTGATGAGCTTTCTCGGCTGTACCAGGAAGCCCAGGCAGAACTTGAAGACATCAGAAAGAGGAGTGTCCCAGAAGAGGCCAATGCAGGATCCATACCACTGGACGAACATGAAAAAATGATGGAGGCCACGGTCTTTCAGAGAGAGCAAGCAGAGAATGCCTTGTTGGAAATGAAGGCTCAGTATGCCAAGGCGCTGAATGAAGCGACTCACCTCCAGAGCCTTGTGGAGGCCCAGAAGAAGAACTCTGTCTCCATCACTGAGCATCTCCAGGTGGTCACTGCCCTCAGGACTTCAGTGAAGGAAACGGGAGAAGAAATTAGCAGGCTCAGAGAGCTCCTGCTTCTCAAGGAGAGCGAGGTGCAGCGTCTGCAGAGGGAGCTGTTAGAAGAGGAGGCAGCGGTGTGCGAAGCCATGGTGCCCAGAGTTCTTTATGAAGAGCTGCGGTCTTCGACGGAAGGCGAAGTCAACAGCTTATCAGCGAAACTGAAGGACATGATGAACGAGCAAGAGAGCTTGTCTGCAGATCTCttgcagttaaggaaagagtttgCACAAGTGAAAGGGGAGAAAGACAGCCTTCGCACTCTCCTTGAAGCTAAGGAGCAAGAAATCAAAGGGCTGCTTCATCAGTACCAGCAAGCCCAAGAAGACCTGCTTGAAATGAAAAAGGCTTCGGAGAGTTCCTCCAAAATAGAAGAGGATAAGGATAAAAAG ATCAATGACATGTCTAAGGAAGTTTCTAAATTAAAGGAAGCGCTGAACAGCCTCTCCCAACTTTCCTACTCGACTGGTACCCCGAAAAGGCAAAGCCAGCAGCTGGAGGTCCTGCAACAGCAAGTCAAGCAGCTACAAAACCAGCTCATT
- the RAI14 gene encoding ankycorbin isoform X2 produces MKSLKAKFRKSDANEWNKNDDRLLQAVENGDTEKVASLLGKKGASATKLDSEGKTAFHLAATKGHGECLRVMITHGVDLAAQDGAGHSALHLAAKNSHSDCVKRLLQAKCSPESTDSTGKTALHYAAACGCLQIAQLLCEHKCPINVKDTDGSIPLLLAVQNGHVEVCKYLLEHGADINSRDKNGRTSLMLACEDGNLSIVEVLIRKGADMNLVDALGHNALHYSKVSENVGIQNLLQSKIVQEADTKSPTKPKQLSDLSSSHSTTSTPVPGKGLPFFAQQGSKQEESSAVHGDRKDVMSVSTTGADSSLDMSSETDQQELLLLLHAKVASLTLHNKELQEKLQVKTVKVGEMDSTLDSFHSTQTEFDRSTDRLSDGSLVAQEKSCTSPSKKQEQGSNNEVKIKQLEDDLKEVRKKLDSSEAKRRHLENQLHSGALEGGHLLNSSEISENGSDLNQKLKETQSKYEEAMKEVLSVQRQMKLGLVASESKEADLQEFSVTCEEIELLKEEVRKALEDGERLRARVRELEAKLEESENKMAGTVSAEQCEEMKNSYCLVIENINQEKALLIEKYKEGQEEIRRLQEKLKSLMELECSEEGEEMREAKNSIISELTRQVDELSRLYQEAQAELEDIRKRSVPEEANAGSIPLDEHEKMMEATVFQREQAENALLEMKAQYAKALNEATHLQSLVEAQKKNSVSITEHLQVVTALRTSVKETGEEISRLRELLLLKESEVQRLQRELLEEEAAVCEAMVPRVLYEELRSSTEGEVNSLSAKLKDMMNEQESLSADLLQLRKEFAQVKGEKDSLRTLLEAKEQEIKGLLHQYQQAQEDLLEMKKASESSSKIEEDKDKKINDMSKEVSKLKEALNSLSQLSYSTGTPKRQSQQLEVLQQQVKQLQNQLIETKKQHQEIVSVYRTHLLYAVQGQMDEDVQKVLKQILTMCKSQSQKKNETVFVDP; encoded by the exons gCCAATGAATGGAATAAGAATGACGACCGCCTCTTGCAAGCGGTGGAGAACGGTGACACGGAGAAAGTGGCATCGTTGCTGGGTAAAAAGGGAGCCAGTGCCACCAAACTCGACAGCGAGGGCAAGACGGC tttccACCTGGCCGCCACAAAAGGGCACGGAGAATGCCTTCGGGTTATGATAACTCATGGGGTGGATCTAGCAGCACAGGATGGAGCAG GGCACAGCGCTTTACACCTTGCGGCCAAGAACAGCCACTCCGACTGCGTTAAGAGACTCCTTCAG GCTAAATGTTCACCGGAGAGCACAGATAGCACTGGGAAAACAGCTTTACACTATGCAG CTGCATGTGGCTGCCTTCAAATTGCTCAACTCCTGTGCGAACACAAGTGTCCAATTAATGTCAAAGATACG GATGGGAGTATACCTTTGCTGCTTGCGGTACAAAACGGTCATGTTGAAGTATGCAAATATCTTCTGGAACATGGAGCTGATATCAATTCCAGAGACAAAAATGGAAG AACCAGTCTGATGTTGGCATGTGAAGATGGAAACCTCAGCATTGTGGAGGTCCTGATCAGAAAAGGGGCAGACATGAACTTGGTGGATGCCCTTGGACACAATGCCCTACATTACTCCAAAGTCTCCGAAAATGTGGGAATCCAGAACCTacttcagtcaaaaattgttcaaGAGGCTG ATACCAAGTCACCGACAAAGCCGAAGCAG CTTAGTGATCTGTCCTCTTCACATTCTACAACTTCCACCCCAGTACCTGGGAAAGGCCTGCCGTTTTTTGCTCAACAGGGATCCAAG CAAGAGGAGAGCAGTGCAGTTCACGGTGACAGAAAGGACGTGATGAGCGTTAGCACTACAG GCGCTGATAGTTCACTGGACATGAGTTCAGAGACAGACCAACAAGAACTGCTTCTACTGTTACATGCAAAAGTTGCTTCTTTAACCTTGCATAATAAGGAATTGCAAGAAAAACTGCAG GTGAAAACAGTCAAAGTAGGAGAGATGGATAGCACACTGGATTCTTTTCATTCCACTCAAACAGAGTTTGATCGTTCAACAGACAGGCTAAGTGATGGTTCATTGGTAGCTCAGGAGAAAAGTTGCACTTCCCCAAGCAAAAAGCAAGAGCAAGGAAGCAACAATGAAGTTAAAATTAAACAGCTGGAAGATGACTTGAAGGAAGTGCGGAAGAAACTAGACAGCTCAGAAGCGAAAAGGCGGCACTTGGAGAATCAGCTTCATTCTGGAGCGCTGGAAGGTGGCCACTTACTAAACAGCTCAGAGATCTCTGAAAATGGCTCAGACCTTAATCAGAAATTGAAAGAGACTCAAAGCAAGTACGAAGAAGCTATGAAGGAGGTGCTGAGTGTCCAGAGGCAAATGAAACTGGGCCTGGTTGCTTCAGAAAGCAAAGAGGCTGATCTGCAGGAGTTCAGCGTGACATGCGAAGAGATCGAACTCCTGAAGGAAGAGGTGAGGAAAGCACTAGAAGATGGAGAGAGACTCAGGGCAAGAGTGAGAGAGTTAGAGGCAAAGCTGGAAGAGAGCGAGAACAAAATGGCCGGCACAGTGTCAGCTGAACAATGCGAGGAGATGAAAAACTCCTACTGCTTGGTCATTGAGAACATCAACCAAGAGAAGGCATTGCTAATCGAAAAGTACAAGGAGGGTCAGGAGGAAATCAGAAGGCTCCAGGAGAAACTGAAGAGTCTGATGGAACTAGAGTGCagtgaggaaggagaggagatgAGAGAGGCAAAGAACAGCATCATCAGTGAACTCACGAGACAAGTTGATGAGCTTTCTCGGCTGTACCAGGAAGCCCAGGCAGAACTTGAAGACATCAGAAAGAGGAGTGTCCCAGAAGAGGCCAATGCAGGATCCATACCACTGGACGAACATGAAAAAATGATGGAGGCCACGGTCTTTCAGAGAGAGCAAGCAGAGAATGCCTTGTTGGAAATGAAGGCTCAGTATGCCAAGGCGCTGAATGAAGCGACTCACCTCCAGAGCCTTGTGGAGGCCCAGAAGAAGAACTCTGTCTCCATCACTGAGCATCTCCAGGTGGTCACTGCCCTCAGGACTTCAGTGAAGGAAACGGGAGAAGAAATTAGCAGGCTCAGAGAGCTCCTGCTTCTCAAGGAGAGCGAGGTGCAGCGTCTGCAGAGGGAGCTGTTAGAAGAGGAGGCAGCGGTGTGCGAAGCCATGGTGCCCAGAGTTCTTTATGAAGAGCTGCGGTCTTCGACGGAAGGCGAAGTCAACAGCTTATCAGCGAAACTGAAGGACATGATGAACGAGCAAGAGAGCTTGTCTGCAGATCTCttgcagttaaggaaagagtttgCACAAGTGAAAGGGGAGAAAGACAGCCTTCGCACTCTCCTTGAAGCTAAGGAGCAAGAAATCAAAGGGCTGCTTCATCAGTACCAGCAAGCCCAAGAAGACCTGCTTGAAATGAAAAAGGCTTCGGAGAGTTCCTCCAAAATAGAAGAGGATAAGGATAAAAAG ATCAATGACATGTCTAAGGAAGTTTCTAAATTAAAGGAAGCGCTGAACAGCCTCTCCCAACTTTCCTACTCGACTGGTACCCCGAAAAGGCAAAGCCAGCAGCTGGAGGTCCTGCAACAGCAAGTCAAGCAGCTACAAAACCAGCTCATT